One Mycolicibacterium sp. TUM20985 genomic window, GTCACCCGACTGATCGACGACGCGGCTGCGCGTGGTGCCCGGGTGAGATGTCATGTGCCGGAGGGGGAGTCGCTGCCGGATCGGGAGCGTCGCAAGGTCGCGCCCACCGTCCTGACCGGTGTGCCACCGGACGCGGCGATCAACCACGAGGAGATCTTCGGCCCCGCCCTGGTCGTCCACCCGTACCGTCGGCTCGCCGACGCCATCGCCCATGTCAACGCCCATCCGCACCCGCTGACGGTGTACTGGTACGGCGCCGACAACGACCGCTACCGGCAACTCCAGGCGCAGACCCGCTCGGGATCGGTCAACGGCAACGACTTCACCGCCAACTTCCTCGGCAGCGCCCTGCCGTTCGGCGGCGTCGGCCGCAGCGGCAGCGGCGCCTACCGCGGGCGCGCCGGTTTCGAGACGTTCACCCATGCCCGGGCAGTCGCCTACTCGCGCTGGCCGCTGAGCCTCGCGGAGGTGATGGCGCCGCCGTACCTGGGCCGGCACGCGCGGGCCGTCGACGTGCAACTGGCCGTCCTGCGTCGACGGATCCGGCGCGACCGCGCGAGGGCGCCACGGTGAAGACCGTCGGGGCGTTGTCATGGGGCCCGGGGGAGCCGTGGTCGGTCGAGGAGATTTACCTCGGCGATCCGCGCCGCGACGAGGTGACCGTGCGCATGGAGGCCGCCGGGCTCTGCCACTCCGATCACCACGCCGCCACCGCGTCGATGCCGGCTGACGGCTTCCCGATCCTCGGCGGGCACGAGGGAGCGGGTGTCGTCGTCGAGGTCGGTGCCGACGTGGACGACGTCGTCGTCGGTCAGCATGTCGTGCTGTCCTGCATCCCGTCCTGCGGGAGGTGTCACCACTGCTTGGCCGAACAGCCGAATCTCTGTGACCGCGGGGCGTTCCTGCAATCCGGGCGGGCGATCAGCGATGCCTCGTTCCGGGTACGGGCCCGAGGACGCGGCGTTCGGCCGGTGGCACTGCTGGGTGCTTACTCCCCCTATGCAGTGGTGCACCGCGCGTCGGTGGTGCCCATCGATCCGGCGGTGCCGTTCGAGGTGGCGTGTCTACTCGGTTGCGCGATCGTCACGGGCTGGGGCTCGGTGACGCGGGTGGCCAGGGTCCGGCCGGGGGAGGACGTCGTGGTGATCGGGCTGGGCGGGGTGGGCATGGCCGCGCTGCGTGGGGCGACGGCCGCCGGGGCACGATCGGTCGTCGTGATCGACCCTGTCGAGTGGAAGCGCGATCTCGCGCTGGAATGGGGTGCCACGCAGGCGTATCCGGACCTCGAGTCCGCCACGGCCGGGCTGGCCGAACTAACCCGAGGGCTGATGGCCAACGCGGTGATCGTGGCCGTCGGACGGCCGCGTGGGCAGGACCTGGATGCCTGGATGACGTTGACGGCCAAGGGCGGGATGTGCGTGCTCGCCGCCGTGGCCGACATGCACTGTCACGACGTCAACGTCAACCTCGTCATTCACATACTGATGCAGAAGCGTCTGCAGGGCAGCCTGCTGGGCAATGGTGACATGCGCCATGACATCGGGCTGCTCGCCTCGATGTACCTGGCCGGGAAGCTGGACCTCGACGGGTTCGTCACCGCCCGGTATCGGCTCGACGAGATCAACGAGGGCCATCGCGACATGTTGGCCGGCAGAAACATTCGCGGGGTGATCCGCTATACCGAGGCCGACTGGGTGCGTTGATCCACCCCCGAGTAGTCCACCTGCCAGTGCTTGATGCCGTTGATCATGCTCGATCGCAGACGTTCTGGCTCACCGATCGGACGTAGATTGGGCAGGTGGTCGGCGATCGCGTTGAACATCAGGTCGATGGTCATCCTGGCGAGGCTGGCGCCGATGCAGTAGTGAATGCCCGTGCCGCCGAATCCCAGATGGGGGTTCGGACTTCGCCGAATGTCGAAGCGCAGTGGGTCCTCGAAGACGTCCTCGTCGAAGTTCGCCGAGCGGTAGAACAGCACCAGGCGCTGGCCCTTCTCGATCGCGACGCCGCCGAGTTCGGTATTCGTCAGGGCCGTGCGCTGAAATGCGTTGACCGGCGAAGCCCATCGGATGATCTCGTCGGCAGCGGTCTTGGGCCGTTCGGCCTTGAACAGCTCCCATTGCTCGGGAAAGTCGGTGAACGCCATCATCCCCTGGGTGATCGATTGGCGTGTCGTCTCGTTGCCGGCGATCGCCAGGGTGACGACGAACATCCCGAATTCGGCGTCGGTGAGCTGCCCATCGTCATCGGCGTCGATGAGGGTGCTGACGATGTCGTCGCCCCTCCTACCGCTCTTATCGGCGGCCAATTGCATGGCGTACCAAATCAACTCGGCGGCCGAGCCCAGCGAGTCGTACTCGGCGAACTCGGGATCCTCGTTCCCAATCATTTGATTGCTCCAGTCGAAGAGCTTGCCGCGGTCCTCCAGCGGCACCCCGAGCAGCCCGGCGATGGCTTGCAGCGGGAGCTCGCAGGCGACGTCGAGAACGAAGTCACCGGAGGGTCTCGTGGCGGCGTCGGCGGCGATGCGCTGTGCGCGTTCGTCGAGTTCGGCACGTAGTCGCTCGATGGCCCGCGGGGTGAAGCCGCGCGAGACGATCTTGCGAAGGCGGGTGTGTTCGGGCTCGTCCATCATGATCATCGAGGCGCGGCCTGCTTCGATCTGTCCGCCTCCGCCGGTCACCTTGTAGCGCGGGACCACCGACTTCTCGGCCGAGGAGAAGACGTCGTGGCGCCGCGATACCTCGCGCACGTCGCGGTGCCTGCTCACCACCCAGAAGCCGCCGTCACCGAAACCGCCTACGTCGGTCGGCTGGGCATTCCACCACAGGGGCGCTGAGCGGCGTAGCTCGGCCAGCTCGTCCATCGGCATGCGGTGCGCATATACGTCGGGATCGGTGAAGTCGAAGCCGGGCGGCAGTAGCGGAGAAGGCATGTGGGCGTTCCTTTGTCACTCGTCTACACAGGCATACCGCAGACCGCCGACGACGGTGGCTGATTGGCCCGTCCCACCGCCGGGTAGTCGCACCTTCATGACGCAACCCGCTGGAGATCGGCGCGAGGAGCACCTCGACGCCTCCGAGGACGACGGATCGGCCCAACTCGAGCCGGAGGACGGGGGCATCGAGTCCGCCGCACCCGAAGGCGGTGCCACCCAGGGGCAGCACTGAGTCCAGAACTCAGGCAGGCCCGTCGGCCGGGTAGGCGTGGACGAGCGCCGAGGACAGCTTCGGCACCGCGTGGGTGAGCGAGTGTTCGGCGTCGTGGGCGATGCGGTGCGCGTCGGAAAGGCTTACGGCGGGATCGATGTCGAGCTCGGCGTCGGCGTGCAAGCGGTGTCCGATCCACCGCATCCGCACGCTGCGGACCGCGGTGACGCCCGGTTCTGCGGCCAGCGCGGCTTCGGCGGCGTCGACGAACGCCGGGTCGATGCCATCCATGAGCCGGCGGAAGACGTCACGGACGGCGGTGCGTAGGACCGCGAGGATGGCGACCGTGATGACGAGGCCAATGATGGGGTCCGCCAAGGGAAACCCCAGGGCGACACCGCCGGCGCCGATCAGCACGGCCAGTGAGGTGAAGCCGTCGGTGCGGGCGTGCAGACCATCGGCGACCAGCGCTGCCGAGCCGATCCGCCGTCCGACTCGAATGCGGTAGACGGCGACCAGTTCGTTTCCGATGAAGCCGATGAGCCCGGCCACCGCCACCCACCCGACGTGTTCGATCGGCACCGGGTCGACGAGACGGCGGACGGATTCGACGCCGGCGACGATCGCGGACAGCGTGATCATGGCGACGACGAACAGCCCTGCGAGGTCTTCGGCGCGTCCGAAGCCGTAGGTGTAGCGCCGGGTTGCCGCCTTGGTGCTCAGGGCGAAGGCAATCCACAACGGGATGGCAGTGAGTGCGTCGGAGAAGTTGTGGACCGTGTCGGCGAGCAGCGCGACCGATCCGGACACGGCGACGATGACGATCTGCGCGGTGGCCGTGACACCAAGTGCGACCAGGCTGATCTTGACGGCCCTGATGCCGGCGGCGCTGGATTCCAGTGCGCCGTCGATGCTGTCGGAGGCGTCGTGGCTGTGCGGGGCGAAGACTTCGCGAAGGGCCGCGCCGAACTTGCCGCCACGGGCGTCGTGGATGTGATCGTGGCCGTGGATGTCGTCGTGGTCGTGGTCGTGTTCGTGGGCCATGGTCAGTGCTCCGTCTGTCGTCGCGCGGCTGTCGGCGCGGTCTCGGGATGAAGGGCTCGCAGTTGACCGTTGGTGGCGTGGTGTCCGGGTACGCCCGGGCCGGAGTGTTCGGCGTTGAACACGGCGTCGGTCACCAACTGGGCGATGTGGTCGTTCTCCAAGCTGTAGAAGATCGTCGTGCCGTCGCGACGGGTGCGAACCAACCGAGCCATCCGCAGCTTGGCCAGATGCTGCGACACCGACGGCGCCGGCTTGCCCACGTGGACGGCGAGCTCGTTGACCGACATCTCGCGGTTCACCAGCGCCCAGAGCACCTGCACGCGGGTCGTGTCGGCGAGCATGCGGAACACCTCGACGACGAGGCCGACCTGATCATCGGGCAGCCGGCGCCGGCATCCGCCGTTATCTGCATTCATACGCAGATACTCTACGGGCTTCGACCGGGAGGTGTGGAGGTGCGGAGAGAACCGAGCGCCCCCGGCAGGGATCGAACCTGCGACCAACCGCTTAGAAGGCGGCTGCTCTATCCGCTGAGCTACGGAGGCAGTCCGCATACCTTAGCGGAATGACGCGACCGGTGGACGAGTCATCCCTTACTCTGAAGCCAATGGCCATGCACCCTACGAAGGAGAAGGGGGACCTCGGTGTCGCGAAGGCGCATGCCGACTTGGCCGGTAAGGGCTTCATCGTTCTCTTCCCCGTCACGGAGCATGCCCCGTTCGATCTCGTTGCCTACGCGAGCGGCGAGTTCCATCGCCTTCAGGTGAAGTACCGATCAGCGCGGTCAGGAGCGATCAAGGTCCAGTTCCGGTCGATGTGGGCGGACCGGCATGGGACTCATACGACGTTGATGGACAAAGCGGCGATCGATGTCGTCTGCATCTACTGCCCAGAGACCGACCGGTGCTACTACGTGCGACCCGACGAATACGGCACGTCGGTCACTCTCCGGATTGCGCCAAGCAGGAACCGCCAGCAAGCCGGGGTGTTGGACGCAGAAGCATTTCGGCAACTACCGACCTCAGCCAACGACTAAACCCCACCTGGCAACCGCGGCACAACAGGGGTATTGCAACCCGCGGTACCGGTCGTCGGACTAGCGTGGACTCCGCACTCGGCGACGACGGCAGGAGATCGAAAGACGATGAGCGACGTGCCGGGGACCGAGGCGTCCGGGCTTCCCGAAGAACTGAGTGCGGTCGACCAGCTTTTGCACCGCGGGGAGGCCAATCCGCGTACCCGCTCGGGAATCATGGGCGTCGAGTTGCTCGATGCGACGCCGGACTGGGACCGCTTTCGGGCACGCTTCGAGCACGCATCGCGCAAGGTGCTGCGGCTGCGGCAGAAGGTCGTCATGCCGACGCTGCCGACGGCCGCGCCGCGGTGGGTCGTCGACCCCGACTTCAACCTGGACTTCCACGTCCGTCGCGTCCGCGTGCCCGCGCCGGGCACGCTGCGCGAGGTGATGGATCTCGCCGAGGTGGCTCTGCAGTCGCCCATGGACATCTCGCGGCCGTTGTGGACGGCGACGCTCGTCGAGGGGCTCGCCGGTGGGACGGCCGCGACGATGCTGCACCTGAGCCATGCCGTCACCGACGGAGTCGGCGCCATCGAGATGTTCGCCAACATCTACGACGTCGAGCGCGACCCCGCACCGACCCGCGAGGCACCGCTGCCCATCCCGGAGGATCTCTCGCCGAACGACCTGATGCGGGAAGGCTTCACCAAGCTCCCCGGTTCGATTGCGAGCGGCGTCCTCGGCGCGATCGGGGGAGCCGCGTCCCTGTTCGGCAAGGCCGTCAGCGATCCGTTCTCCGCATTCGGCGGCGTCGTCAACTACGCCAGATCGAGTGCCCGCGTGATGGGGCCGGTGGCCGACCCGTCGCCACTGCTGCGCAGGCGCAGCCTGTCGTCGCGCACCGAGGCCATCGACATCAAGTTCAGCGATCTGCACAAGGCATCCAAGGCGGCCGGCGGCTCGATCAACGACGCCTACCTCGCCGGGCTGTGTGGCGCCCTGCGCCGCTACCACGAAGCCAAGGGCAT contains:
- a CDS encoding NDMA-dependent alcohol dehydrogenase, with the translated sequence MKTVGALSWGPGEPWSVEEIYLGDPRRDEVTVRMEAAGLCHSDHHAATASMPADGFPILGGHEGAGVVVEVGADVDDVVVGQHVVLSCIPSCGRCHHCLAEQPNLCDRGAFLQSGRAISDASFRVRARGRGVRPVALLGAYSPYAVVHRASVVPIDPAVPFEVACLLGCAIVTGWGSVTRVARVRPGEDVVVIGLGGVGMAALRGATAAGARSVVVIDPVEWKRDLALEWGATQAYPDLESATAGLAELTRGLMANAVIVAVGRPRGQDLDAWMTLTAKGGMCVLAAVADMHCHDVNVNLVIHILMQKRLQGSLLGNGDMRHDIGLLASMYLAGKLDLDGFVTARYRLDEINEGHRDMLAGRNIRGVIRYTEADWVR
- a CDS encoding cytochrome P450, whose product is MPSPLLPPGFDFTDPDVYAHRMPMDELAELRRSAPLWWNAQPTDVGGFGDGGFWVVSRHRDVREVSRRHDVFSSAEKSVVPRYKVTGGGGQIEAGRASMIMMDEPEHTRLRKIVSRGFTPRAIERLRAELDERAQRIAADAATRPSGDFVLDVACELPLQAIAGLLGVPLEDRGKLFDWSNQMIGNEDPEFAEYDSLGSAAELIWYAMQLAADKSGRRGDDIVSTLIDADDDGQLTDAEFGMFVVTLAIAGNETTRQSITQGMMAFTDFPEQWELFKAERPKTAADEIIRWASPVNAFQRTALTNTELGGVAIEKGQRLVLFYRSANFDEDVFEDPLRFDIRRSPNPHLGFGGTGIHYCIGASLARMTIDLMFNAIADHLPNLRPIGEPERLRSSMINGIKHWQVDYSGVDQRTQSASV
- a CDS encoding cation diffusion facilitator family transporter; this translates as MAHEHDHDHDDIHGHDHIHDARGGKFGAALREVFAPHSHDASDSIDGALESSAAGIRAVKISLVALGVTATAQIVIVAVSGSVALLADTVHNFSDALTAIPLWIAFALSTKAATRRYTYGFGRAEDLAGLFVVAMITLSAIVAGVESVRRLVDPVPIEHVGWVAVAGLIGFIGNELVAVYRIRVGRRIGSAALVADGLHARTDGFTSLAVLIGAGGVALGFPLADPIIGLVITVAILAVLRTAVRDVFRRLMDGIDPAFVDAAEAALAAEPGVTAVRSVRMRWIGHRLHADAELDIDPAVSLSDAHRIAHDAEHSLTHAVPKLSSALVHAYPADGPA
- a CDS encoding ArsR/SmtB family transcription factor, with the translated sequence MNADNGGCRRRLPDDQVGLVVEVFRMLADTTRVQVLWALVNREMSVNELAVHVGKPAPSVSQHLAKLRMARLVRTRRDGTTIFYSLENDHIAQLVTDAVFNAEHSGPGVPGHHATNGQLRALHPETAPTAARRQTEH
- a CDS encoding group I intron-associated PD-(D/E)XK endonuclease; amino-acid sequence: MAMHPTKEKGDLGVAKAHADLAGKGFIVLFPVTEHAPFDLVAYASGEFHRLQVKYRSARSGAIKVQFRSMWADRHGTHTTLMDKAAIDVVCIYCPETDRCYYVRPDEYGTSVTLRIAPSRNRQQAGVLDAEAFRQLPTSAND
- a CDS encoding wax ester/triacylglycerol synthase family O-acyltransferase; amino-acid sequence: MSDVPGTEASGLPEELSAVDQLLHRGEANPRTRSGIMGVELLDATPDWDRFRARFEHASRKVLRLRQKVVMPTLPTAAPRWVVDPDFNLDFHVRRVRVPAPGTLREVMDLAEVALQSPMDISRPLWTATLVEGLAGGTAATMLHLSHAVTDGVGAIEMFANIYDVERDPAPTREAPLPIPEDLSPNDLMREGFTKLPGSIASGVLGAIGGAASLFGKAVSDPFSAFGGVVNYARSSARVMGPVADPSPLLRRRSLSSRTEAIDIKFSDLHKASKAAGGSINDAYLAGLCGALRRYHEAKGMPIATLPMAVPVNLRSDDDPAGGNRFAGVNLAAPVGVVDPTKRILKVRAQMMIKREERAIDMVGAMAPLISLLPDSILESVAGSVVNSDVQASNVPVYPGDTFIAGAKILRHYGIGPLPGVAMMVVLVSRAGYCTITTRYDRAAIADEALWARCLQAGFDEVLALGGEGRSTPASFAPEPAASTTTSVSTSANGSATQ